The DNA window GGACAAGATAATCGCCGGGGTTGTCCGATGGCGGCACCCGATCGTCGGTAAAACCAGCCGGAAACACCAGACCGGCACGTGTTTCGCCGCCAGGGCTCAGCACCAGCACCGAGGCCCCCACCGCCGGCAGCGCCCAGACGCTGACCCCGTCATCGGCCAGGCCGGCCAGCCGCAGCCAGCCGCTTTGATGAACCTGACCGGACACCGGGTCGCTGCCGAATGTCACCCGGCAACGCGGCGGGCTGACCTGCACCGCCACCACATTGCCGAACCGGATCATGCGCGCCACGCGCTGTGATAAATCTGCCAGTACATAATCAGCCATCGAACACCCCGCCGATCACCTTTTTCATCGTCTCCAAAGCCTCACTGAGTCTGGTGTCCTTGTCCCTGAACCCCAGTGACAGGGTGTCCGGTACGGTCTGCCCGTCCGCCAGCCTTTCACCGTAATACTGCAGGCTCAGGGTGATGGTCTGGTGCTTCGCCTGGCTGTTCGGGCGAAACTCATCCATTACCTGGCTGAGCTCTGTCATGACCCAAAACCCCATCACCTTGCCCGTGCCCGCCACCAGCATCAGCGGAGTTTTCATGCTCGCCTGCAGGCGCAGCTGCTCGACCGGATCATCGGAAACGTCGTTAATCAGTCCGTATTTTGTCAGCGCCATCGTCAACAATGAGGGGTTGATCAGTGTCGCGTAGAGCTCGCAGTCGAATTTGAGCGTCGGCCTTTTTTTACCGGTGTATTGCAGCAGATCGGGCTTGCCGATACGCCCCTGGGCCGCCCAGGTCCACACATCGCTCAGGCTCAGC is part of the Serratia quinivorans genome and encodes:
- a CDS encoding Phage P2 baseplate assembly protein gpV, which produces MADYVLADLSQRVARMIRFGNVVAVQVSPPRCRVTFGSDPVSGQVHQSGWLRLAGLADDGVSVWALPAVGASVLVLSPGGETRAGLVFPAGFTDDRVPPSDNPGDYLVRFGNGAAVGYSTGANTLNVSLPEGGRLVLTGDLEVTGEVSDKTGTLQQIRDTHNGHSHNENGDGGGVTDPPNQKMQSEEEPGP
- a CDS encoding Phage protein U, producing MNTNVLSVLRANAREQVENYLDQLPPLMMWGDFIFQLSTLAYSKLSLSDVWTWAAQGRIGKPDLLQYTGKKRPTLKFDCELYATLINPSLLTMALTKYGLINDVSDDPVEQLRLQASMKTPLMLVAGTGKVMGFWVMTELSQVMDEFRPNSQAKHQTITLSLQYYGERLADGQTVPDTLSLGFRDKDTRLSEALETMKKVIGGVFDG